Part of the Aquimarina sp. MAR_2010_214 genome is shown below.
AAGGAGATTAATGAGGCCAATGAAGTATTAAGTCATCCCGAAAACCGAAAAAAATACGATCAATACGGTAAAGATTGGAAACATGCTGAAGAGTTTGAAAAAGCTAAAAAATCACAGCAACAATCTAGAGGAACTGGACAACAACAATATCACAGAAATTACTCAGAAAGTGATTTTTCAGATTTCTTTGAATCTATGTTTGGAGGTGCGGGAAGAAGTTCTGCACAAGGTAGAGCCAGATACAGAGGCGAAGATTATAATGCAGAATTACATCTTGACTTGATGGATGTCTATAAGACCCACAAGAGAACACTTACTGTTAACAATAAAAATATTCGAATTACCATTCCTGCCGGCGTCGAAAACGGGCAAACTATAAAGATTAACAACCATGGTGGGTCAGGAATTGGAGGGGGCCCTAATGGCGATTTGTATATCACTTTTCTTATTGACAATAAAACCTTGTTTAAACGTATCAAAAGTGATCTTTACCAACAAGTCGATATCGATCTTTATACTGCTGTTTTGGGCGGTGAAATTACCATCGAAACCCTTGATGGGAAAGTGAAATTAAATGTAAAACCTGAAACTCAGAATGGCACCAAAATAAAACTAAAAGGAAAAGGGTTTCCTGTATACAAAAAAGAAGGCCAATTTGGGGATCTTTTTATTACATATACGATCAAAATCCCAAACAACCTATCAGAACAACAAAAAGAATTATTTAGAACATTATCCAAGCTTTAAATGTATTATAATGACTAAAGAACAACTTATACCAGCAATAGAATTCTGTGCACGCCATGAGATAGAATTCTCTTTTATAAACTCATTACACGAGTTTGGATTAATTGAGATTATTACTATTCGGCAAACCGCATTTTTAAACTCTGATGAATTACCCAGACTCGAGCAAATCATACTATTCAACAAAGAATTAGAAATCAATCTCGAAGGAGTTGAAGTCATCATGCGTTTACTAGAACGAGTTCATCAAATTCAAAATGAAATGAATATGCTTAAAAGCAAATTAGGACTCTATGAGAATTAGTATTCATAGTAGTTCAAAAACTTAATCTGTACAGATCAAACTTTCAAAAAGGTAGCTTGATTACAGGTTTTTTTAATTACACACTACATAATAAAAAGTGGGTTTCACTTGAAACTCACTTTTTTATTCACTAATCAAGCTGATCAATATCATATTTTTTGATAATTTGCTATTCTATTTTTATATAAATTAAAAACATTCATATGAAAACTCTTATCACTTGTTTCGTTTTTTTAAGTTTCATTGCTTGTAAAAAACAAACCTCTACTCAAAAACCATCAGAGCAAAAGGAAACTGAACAACATATAGAACAAAAAGTAGAAGATACGGTAATGGTTTTTTCTGAAGAAAATCTTGAGCTTAACAAAGAGAAAACAAAAGCCATTAAAAAAGAACGATTAATAACAGCCAAAGATGATAAAACCAAATTACAGGAATTAGTAATTTCTAAAAGCTTTTTTAAGGAAGAAGACCTTTATGTTCTGGATTACAAATACCCATATCTCAATGAGAAAATTGACCCTTCGTATTCGGTATTTAATAATTTTATTACAGAAAATTATCTCAATATAGAAAAAACAGAAAATCAAATTCTTGAAGACAAAGAGTTGCTTTGCGACACCTTAAAAATCAATAGGTTTAGAGACAAGAGAATTATTGATTATAAGATCTATAATGTAAAAAATGATCGTATTAGTGTAGTACTTTACAAAGAG
Proteins encoded:
- a CDS encoding DnaJ C-terminal domain-containing protein; its protein translation is MEFIDYYKILGVSKNASESDIKKAYRKLARKYHPDLNPNDNEAERKFKEINEANEVLSHPENRKKYDQYGKDWKHAEEFEKAKKSQQQSRGTGQQQYHRNYSESDFSDFFESMFGGAGRSSAQGRARYRGEDYNAELHLDLMDVYKTHKRTLTVNNKNIRITIPAGVENGQTIKINNHGGSGIGGGPNGDLYITFLIDNKTLFKRIKSDLYQQVDIDLYTAVLGGEITIETLDGKVKLNVKPETQNGTKIKLKGKGFPVYKKEGQFGDLFITYTIKIPNNLSEQQKELFRTLSKL
- a CDS encoding chaperone modulator CbpM gives rise to the protein MTKEQLIPAIEFCARHEIEFSFINSLHEFGLIEIITIRQTAFLNSDELPRLEQIILFNKELEINLEGVEVIMRLLERVHQIQNEMNMLKSKLGLYEN
- a CDS encoding RsiV family protein produces the protein MKTLITCFVFLSFIACKKQTSTQKPSEQKETEQHIEQKVEDTVMVFSEENLELNKEKTKAIKKERLITAKDDKTKLQELVISKSFFKEEDLYVLDYKYPYLNEKIDPSYSVFNNFITENYLNIEKTENQILEDKELLCDTLKINRFRDKRIIDYKIYNVKNDRISVVLYKENYYSGMLYSTYLFDCVNFDLKKHDFIYFDDFFETGTEEEVFTTINTIIKEGIRSGDLFYDCWELSKGDFKAYKNNFVVNDDTVEFYFDDCVICPSYTGTYSIEIPIKDIMHLIKKYNDRPIIG